A portion of the Onychomys torridus unplaced genomic scaffold, mOncTor1.1, whole genome shotgun sequence genome contains these proteins:
- the LOC118575619 gene encoding olfactory receptor 7E24-like, producing MRNSTCVPELYFIQLSEDPDVQTVLFGLFLFMYILALIGNLLIILTVSSDSQLHTPMYFFLSNLSIVDICFISTTVPKVILDIQTHCQYISYVGCLTQMSLFIIFACMDSMLLAVMAYDRFVAICHPLYYQVIMNPSRCGVLLLGSFLFSLVELQLHYVAILNFSNCEDFTEISNFFCDPSEVLKLAHFDTVTNAIVRFSIGTVFGLIPISGIVFSYFKILSSIIPSPSSSGKHKTFSTCGSHLSIVCLFYGTGLGVYFSSSPSHTPRSNAVASVMYTVVTPMLNPFIYSLRNKDIKTALRKILSRAF from the coding sequence atgcgaAACTCAACATGTGTACCAGAATTGTATTTCATTCAACTCTCGGAGGATCCAGATGTACAGACTGTCCTCTTCGGCCTGtttttgttcatgtatatcttGGCCCTGATTGGAAACCTGCTCATTATCCTAACAGTAAGCTCTGACTCCCAgctccacacacccatgtacttcttcctctccaaccTGTCCATAGTTGATATTTGTTTCATCTCCACCACGGTTCCAAAGGTGATTCTGGACATCCAAACTCATTGCCAATACATCTCCTATGTGGGCTGCCTGACACAGATGTCACTGTTTATAATATTTGCATGTATGGATAGCATGCTTCTGGCTGTGATGGCATATGACCGGTTTGTGGCCATCTGCCACCCCCTGTATTACCAGGTCATTATGAATCCCAGTCGCTGTGGTGTCTTACTTCTAGGGTCTTTTCTCTTTAGCCTTGTGGAATTACAGTTGCACTATGTGGCAATATTAAATTTTTCCAACTGTGAGGATTTTACTGAAATTTCCAACTTCTTCTGTGACCCTTCTGAAGTCCTTAAACTTGCCCATTTTGATACTGTCACCAATGCCATAGTCAGATTCAGTATTGGCACTGTCTTTGGGTTAATTCCTATTTCAGGAATTGTTTTCtcttactttaaaatactttcctCCATCATTCCATCACCATCATCCAGTGGGAAGCACAAAACCTTTTCCACCTGTGGGTCTCATTTGTCCATTGTTTGCCTGTTTTATGGAACAGGACTAGGAGTGTACTTCAGTTCCTCTCCATCACATACTCCAAGAAGTAATGCGGTGGCCTCAGTGATGTACACTGTGGTCACACCTATGTTGAATCCCttcatctacagcctgaggaacaagGACATTAAAACTGCCTTAAGGAAGATTCTTAGCAGAGCATTCTAA